A genomic segment from uncultured Desulfuromonas sp. encodes:
- a CDS encoding flagellar assembly protein FliW — MNKINSRFGEIEYDPASVLTFPEGLIGFENLRDFVVMPNEKDGPLFWIQSIEDPDIALVLTDPTNFFLTYKVVPEVNECEKLGIEEGETCYSLVVVTVPPDRKITLNLAAPILFAPQTNRAIQVILEKSGYDIQTPLPVVEPVEKKQEEAEIESAHG; from the coding sequence ATGAACAAGATAAACAGTCGTTTTGGCGAGATTGAGTACGATCCGGCTTCTGTGCTGACATTTCCTGAGGGATTGATCGGATTTGAAAATCTGCGTGACTTTGTCGTTATGCCCAATGAGAAAGATGGCCCGTTGTTCTGGATTCAAAGTATTGAAGATCCGGACATCGCTCTGGTGCTCACCGATCCGACGAACTTTTTTCTGACTTACAAAGTCGTACCCGAAGTCAATGAGTGCGAGAAGCTTGGCATCGAAGAAGGTGAAACCTGCTATTCTCTGGTTGTTGTCACCGTACCGCCTGACAGAAAGATCACTTTGAATCTTGCCGCCCCTATCCTGTTTGCGCCGCAAACAAATCGCGCGATCCAGGTCATTCTTGAGAAAAGTGGCTATGATATCCAGACGCCGCTGCCGGTTGTTGAGCCGGTCGAGAAGAAACAGGAAGAAGCGGAAATAGAAAGTGCTCACGGTTAA
- a CDS encoding flagellin, translating into MALTINTNVASLNAQRNLGRSQTDLNQSMQRLSSGLRINSAKDDAAGLAISDRMTAQITGLNQAVRNANDGISLAQTAEGALQESTNILQRIRELAVQSANDTNSASDRESLQAEVDQLISELDRIADTTQFNGKNLLDGTMNDATFQVGANAGVGQTISFSVASAETSQLSYVGAMIEAPNGDAVVGSEMDGSAFAAGDLVVNGTAVGATDGTNSSLASAINTAAGETIAEAVNVQSFDFASVSLDNATTNVTATETTPGALAIPAQAEAQSIDLTGTTLANGDTMTFTVDGSDFTFTNASGGSLSGAALADEIANGTGGSVALSVTNYVVADEGGGAISITQTAGNEAPIADITTSVDPAAVDISGSVVPNVITEGSLSPTAEVQSGDLSGLVTGGTLTFNFADGTFVDFNGLTINNDGDIEGELDGVSAGPDSGGSTIWTLSVTGTAYTLTQTGGTFRDTGGNATINAPSGTPPDDQVSIVTTSYGPDTPEVQQLDLTAVTVGSGDALTFTVGGSDYTFTNSTAGDLTGAGLVDEIVNGTGGSTPVTIANYTLTDEGSAVLQFAQDSGTASNIDPIDTALNEAASAGPTGSETVAGISAAPAQVEIQNMDLSAVTVYAGEDMTFSVDGTDFTFTNDSGGDLTAAALVDEIVNGTGGSTALSVTSYTLSDAGGGSLTITQDAGNESDIADITATTQGAVSGTYTLDFDGGTVLNVGAATGNDVTAQGLVDAINNDVTVSASYSAVLTDDGQVEITKTDGSAFTLAEAIDTDGSTPQATSAGLTAVGTVASDFNGQISLDSTTDITIEEGTDGALAAAGLNSVGNATTTINQVDISTREGATTAISSVDAALSQIDTIRGDLGAVQNRFESTIANLQNVSENLSAARSRILDADIAEETSNMTKQNILQQAGVSILAQANQAPQLALSLLG; encoded by the coding sequence ATGGCATTGACGATCAACACCAATGTCGCGTCTTTGAACGCCCAGCGTAACTTGGGCCGATCCCAAACGGATCTCAATCAATCTATGCAGCGCCTGTCTTCAGGTCTGCGTATCAACAGCGCCAAAGATGATGCCGCCGGTCTGGCGATTTCTGATCGCATGACGGCTCAGATCACTGGTCTGAATCAGGCAGTACGTAATGCCAACGATGGTATTTCTCTGGCCCAAACCGCTGAAGGGGCTTTACAGGAAAGCACGAATATCCTTCAGCGCATTCGAGAGCTGGCAGTTCAGTCAGCTAATGACACCAATAGCGCTTCAGATCGTGAATCCCTTCAGGCAGAAGTCGACCAGCTGATTTCAGAGCTGGACCGTATTGCGGACACGACCCAATTTAACGGGAAGAATCTGCTTGATGGTACGATGAATGATGCCACGTTTCAGGTGGGTGCTAACGCTGGTGTCGGCCAAACCATCTCCTTTAGTGTTGCCAGTGCAGAAACAAGTCAGCTGAGTTATGTTGGAGCTATGATTGAAGCGCCTAACGGTGATGCCGTTGTCGGCTCTGAAATGGATGGATCCGCTTTCGCTGCCGGTGATTTGGTGGTCAATGGAACAGCAGTGGGCGCTACTGACGGTACAAATTCCAGTCTGGCTTCAGCAATCAATACCGCGGCAGGTGAAACTATTGCAGAGGCTGTAAATGTCCAGAGCTTTGATTTTGCGTCGGTTTCGCTTGATAACGCGACAACCAATGTCACTGCAACAGAAACAACGCCTGGAGCTCTTGCTATTCCTGCTCAAGCGGAGGCTCAGTCGATTGATCTGACCGGAACAACTTTGGCCAATGGCGATACCATGACCTTTACGGTTGATGGTTCGGATTTTACATTTACCAATGCGTCCGGTGGCTCCTTAAGTGGTGCGGCATTAGCTGATGAAATTGCCAACGGGACCGGTGGGTCCGTAGCGCTTTCTGTGACCAACTATGTTGTTGCCGATGAAGGTGGTGGAGCCATTTCCATCACCCAGACTGCTGGTAATGAAGCGCCTATCGCGGATATTACGACATCGGTTGATCCGGCTGCGGTGGATATCTCCGGTAGTGTTGTGCCCAATGTCATTACTGAAGGTAGCTTGTCTCCAACCGCGGAGGTTCAGAGCGGTGATTTGTCTGGATTGGTTACAGGTGGCACCTTAACTTTCAATTTTGCAGATGGTACTTTCGTTGATTTTAACGGACTTACGATTAACAATGATGGCGATATTGAAGGAGAATTGGATGGTGTCAGTGCTGGTCCCGATAGCGGAGGTAGCACGATCTGGACTCTTTCCGTCACAGGTACGGCTTATACGTTGACCCAGACGGGCGGCACCTTTCGTGATACTGGTGGGAATGCGACTATAAATGCACCATCAGGAACACCACCAGATGATCAAGTCTCCATCGTAACGACCTCGTATGGTCCCGATACCCCAGAGGTTCAACAACTGGACTTGACTGCAGTAACTGTTGGTTCTGGTGATGCACTGACATTTACAGTTGGTGGTTCTGATTACACCTTCACCAATAGTACGGCGGGTGACCTGACCGGAGCTGGACTGGTTGATGAAATTGTCAATGGCACAGGTGGATCCACTCCAGTGACTATCGCGAACTATACGCTCACGGATGAAGGAAGTGCCGTTTTGCAGTTTGCACAAGATTCTGGAACTGCCAGTAATATCGATCCGATCGATACGGCGTTGAATGAAGCGGCTTCTGCCGGACCGACCGGTTCGGAAACCGTTGCCGGTATCTCCGCGGCACCAGCTCAGGTTGAAATTCAGAATATGGACTTAAGCGCAGTAACCGTTTATGCCGGGGAGGATATGACCTTCAGTGTTGATGGAACCGATTTCACCTTTACCAATGATTCTGGTGGTGATCTGACTGCAGCGGCACTGGTGGATGAAATTGTTAATGGTACGGGCGGGTCGACAGCTCTCTCGGTGACTAGCTACACATTGAGTGATGCCGGTGGCGGTTCATTGACCATTACTCAGGATGCTGGAAATGAGTCTGATATCGCAGACATCACAGCAACGACTCAGGGCGCAGTCAGTGGTACATATACCCTTGATTTTGATGGTGGAACCGTACTCAATGTTGGAGCTGCCACAGGGAATGATGTCACCGCTCAAGGGCTTGTAGATGCCATTAATAATGATGTCACGGTCAGTGCTTCGTACAGTGCTGTTTTGACCGATGATGGTCAAGTTGAAATCACTAAGACGGACGGTAGTGCTTTTACGCTGGCTGAAGCAATTGATACCGATGGGTCGACACCTCAGGCGACCTCTGCTGGGCTTACTGCCGTTGGCACTGTGGCCAGTGATTTCAATGGGCAGATTTCTTTGGACAGCACGACAGACATCACCATTGAAGAAGGTACTGATGGTGCTTTGGCTGCTGCGGGGCTGAACTCAGTAGGCAATGCGACTACCACGATCAATCAAGTCGATATCTCGACTCGTGAAGGTGCTACAACGGCCATCAGCTCGGTCGATGCCGCTCTGTCGCAAATTGACACCATTCGTGGCGACCTCGGTGCGGTTCAGAATCGCTTTGAGTCGACCATTGCTAACTTGCAAAATGTTTCAGAGAATCTCTCGGCTGCTCGTTCACGGATTCTCGATGCGGATATTGCTGAAGAAACATCCAACATGACCAAGCAGAATATTTTGCAACAAGCTGGTGTCTCGATTTTGGCACAAGCGAACCAGGCCCCTCAACTGGCGCTGTCTTTGCTCGGCTAG
- a CDS encoding flagellinolysin, whose amino-acid sequence MEEHVMGMTINTNVASLNAQRNLGSAQSGLGTAMQRLSSGLRINSAKDDAAGLAISDRMTSQVKGMNQAVRNLNDGISLLQTAEGALQEVTNLIQRGRELAVQAANEATLSDSDKASLQAEVEQIKLEIDRIGQTTTFNGTKVLSHGPGGTIGGDPDRAEVVESLKSAWLRYSEDRVEEYYGLTAENVDFNVQFIDDPDSDAVAYVGGTGTEVDSYGRYTAIPLTVNMAKYDPADPSSMWEYDRVVVHEMTHAIMGANTSLDSLRNEGFWFVEGTAEFMMGGDERLEIDLGNAGSADGLIGSFDPDNIDSSPQYAASYAATRFLHDEIKAAGGSGIDEIMTYLKDHPEDGVSGNALDNAIQDLAGRYDTFAYSNLADFETAITTQGGDFSTFISNMDLTNDDVGAIGGLDADGGEVFTNTSVVADSPWIYDDDPLEGFVETWPSADELGQEEIASRAFQFQAGANAGQMISVTLGSADSTVLNIADVDISSDATLAISRFDSALKYIDQMRGNMGAVMNRLESSIANLQNVTENLSAARSRILDADIAQETSTMTKSNILQQAGVSILAQANQVPQLALSLLG is encoded by the coding sequence ATGGAGGAACATGTCATGGGAATGACAATCAACACAAATGTTGCCTCGCTCAACGCGCAGCGTAATCTCGGATCGGCTCAATCCGGTCTGGGGACGGCGATGCAACGGCTATCGTCGGGGTTGCGAATCAACAGCGCCAAAGACGATGCGGCCGGTCTTGCGATCAGTGATCGTATGACCTCGCAAGTCAAAGGGATGAATCAGGCTGTTCGCAATCTCAATGATGGGATTTCCCTTTTGCAGACCGCCGAGGGCGCGTTGCAAGAGGTGACCAATCTCATCCAGCGTGGTCGTGAGTTGGCGGTTCAGGCTGCCAACGAAGCGACGTTAAGTGATTCGGATAAGGCCTCCTTGCAGGCTGAAGTCGAACAGATCAAGTTGGAAATTGATCGCATCGGTCAAACAACCACCTTCAATGGGACGAAAGTGTTGTCTCACGGACCGGGTGGTACCATCGGTGGTGATCCGGATCGGGCAGAAGTTGTCGAGAGTCTTAAATCTGCCTGGTTGCGTTATTCAGAGGATCGGGTTGAAGAGTATTATGGCCTGACGGCTGAAAATGTCGATTTCAATGTACAGTTTATTGATGATCCGGATAGCGATGCGGTGGCCTATGTTGGCGGTACGGGAACCGAAGTTGATTCTTACGGACGCTATACGGCGATCCCTCTGACCGTCAATATGGCCAAGTATGACCCTGCAGATCCCAGCAGTATGTGGGAATACGACCGGGTTGTCGTGCATGAGATGACCCATGCCATTATGGGAGCCAACACCAGCCTTGACTCGCTCAGAAATGAGGGGTTCTGGTTTGTGGAAGGTACGGCAGAATTCATGATGGGTGGCGATGAACGGCTTGAGATTGATCTGGGCAATGCCGGATCGGCAGATGGGTTGATCGGCTCTTTTGATCCAGACAATATCGACAGCTCACCACAATATGCGGCCAGTTATGCAGCGACGCGTTTTCTGCATGACGAGATCAAGGCGGCCGGTGGCAGCGGGATCGATGAAATCATGACCTATCTTAAGGATCATCCTGAAGATGGCGTCAGTGGCAATGCTCTGGATAATGCCATCCAGGATCTTGCCGGTCGTTATGACACATTTGCCTATTCAAACCTGGCGGACTTTGAAACAGCGATCACCACTCAGGGCGGCGACTTCTCAACCTTCATCAGTAATATGGATCTGACGAATGATGATGTCGGTGCTATTGGTGGTCTGGATGCGGATGGTGGTGAAGTTTTTACCAACACATCCGTTGTTGCCGACTCCCCGTGGATTTATGATGATGATCCACTTGAGGGATTTGTCGAAACCTGGCCGAGTGCTGATGAATTGGGTCAGGAAGAAATTGCCAGCCGCGCGTTTCAGTTTCAGGCTGGTGCCAATGCCGGTCAAATGATCAGCGTGACCCTGGGCAGTGCCGATTCAACCGTATTGAATATCGCCGATGTGGATATCAGCAGTGATGCCACGCTGGCGATCTCCCGTTTTGACAGTGCTCTGAAATATATCGACCAGATGCGCGGCAACATGGGTGCGGTAATGAACCGGCTCGAGAGTTCGATTGCGAACCTGCAGAATGTTACTGAAAACCTTTCTGCCGCCCGCTCACGGATTCTCGATGCGGATATTGCACAGGAAACGTCAACAATGACCAAGAGCAATATTCTGCAGCAGGCCGGGGTGTCGATTCTGGCACAGGCCAATCAGGTTCCGCAGCTGGCATTAAGTCTGCTCGGCTAG
- the csrA gene encoding carbon storage regulator CsrA has protein sequence MLVLTRKVGEGIVIGDDIKLQIVEIKGGTIRLGIEAPRNKKIYRQEVYDKILEQNRAATSWTLDDLNTLTGYRPVKEEK, from the coding sequence ATGCTGGTACTGACCAGAAAAGTCGGTGAAGGAATTGTCATCGGCGACGACATAAAATTGCAGATCGTTGAAATCAAGGGCGGCACTATTCGTCTGGGCATTGAAGCGCCACGCAATAAGAAAATCTACCGTCAGGAAGTCTACGACAAGATTCTGGAGCAGAATCGTGCCGCAACAAGTTGGACGTTGGACGATTTGAACACCCTGACAGGGTATCGTCCGGTAAAGGAGGAAAAATGA
- a CDS encoding IS5 family transposase (programmed frameshift), with amino-acid sequence MDRTILRDDQWERISPLLPGKSSDCGVTAKDNRLFLEAVLWVARTGAPWRDLPKRYGHWHRIYVRYNRWSRKGIWLSIFEAVADDPDLEHLMVDGSIVRVHQHGAGAKKTQAQQGQGRSRGGLSTKIHAAVDALGNPVRLFLTQGQASEYSVAKQLICGFKAEYILADKGYDSDDFVQTIHENGALAVVPPRSHRKKKRDYDKNLYKERNLVERFFQKIKKYRRIATRYERLARNYNSMLVLVSTLIWLD; translated from the exons ATGGATAGAACAATTTTACGAGATGATCAGTGGGAACGCATCTCCCCATTGCTTCCCGGCAAAAGTAGTGATTGCGGTGTAACCGCAAAAGATAATCGTCTGTTTCTCGAAGCTGTTTTGTGGGTCGCCCGAACCGGAGCTCCCTGGCGTGACCTTCCCAAACGTTACGGGCATTGGCATCGAATTTATGTCCGTTACAACCGCTGGTCGCGTAAAGGTATTTGGCTAAGCATCTTTGAAGCTGTCGCCGATGACCCGGATTTAGAACACCTGATGGTTGATGGAAGCATTGTCCGCGTCCATCAGCATGGTGCTG GCGCAAAAAAAACACAGGCCCAACAAGGCCAAGGCCGATCTCGTGGTGGATTAAGTACCAAAATCCATGCGGCCGTTGATGCTTTGGGAAACCCGGTACGCCTTTTTCTGACGCAGGGCCAGGCTTCGGAATATAGCGTGGCCAAGCAGCTTATTTGCGGCTTCAAGGCTGAATATATCCTTGCTGACAAAGGATACGATTCAGATGATTTTGTTCAAACCATCCATGAGAATGGAGCGCTTGCCGTTGTCCCACCTCGTAGCCACCGCAAAAAGAAGCGTGACTACGATAAAAACCTTTACAAAGAACGCAATCTGGTTGAGCGATTCTTCCAGAAAATCAAGAAATATCGAAGAATTGCAACGCGCTATGAGCGCTTGGCAAGGAATTACAACTCTATGCTGGTTTTGGTATCAACCCTTATTTGGTTGGATTGA
- a CDS encoding flagellin, with translation MSLTINTNVASLNAQRNLGKSQNDLNQSMERLSSGLRINSAKDDAAGLAISDRMTAQITGLNQAVRNANDGISLAQTAEGALQESTNILQRIRELGVQSANDTNSATDRESLQAEVDQLIAELDRIADTTQFNGKNLLDGTMSDATFQVGPNAGVNQTISFSIASAETDTLGYVGTFIEAPNGDAVIGTGVSSTPLAAGDIIVNDTAIGATDGTATSLADAINAAAGEDIATVVNSQTFAFEDVTLEVTPGDQEVNTVTFGALANTGVGDVTAIVNGVTATGDGTGNAITADELAAGFAAYIADPVANPTVTGASGGVVTFGGSNDDTLFTAAASATGATLVYTSAAATGDVANISVSGDVTPGVTESTPGTDDAVTGTYVLTVDGADIGVADGGDGVINAQDVVDALTTAGYTASVDADNNITFANSDGADITLQEDLGGTNTGAGFADTAATAGAPVTHTGQISLDSNADITLEEGTTGALALAGLDEVGNATTTIDQVDISTQEGATMAISSVDAALMQIDTIRGDLGAVQNRFESTIANLQNVSENLSAARSRILDADIAEETSNMTKQNILQQAGVSILAQANQAPQLALSLLQG, from the coding sequence ATGTCTCTGACTATTAATACAAATGTTGCCTCGCTGAATGCTCAGCGCAATCTGGGTAAATCTCAGAACGATCTCAATCAATCCATGGAGCGCCTGTCTTCCGGTCTGCGGATCAACAGTGCTAAAGATGATGCTGCGGGTCTGGCGATCTCCGACCGTATGACCGCCCAGATTACCGGTCTGAACCAGGCGGTTCGCAATGCCAATGACGGGATCTCTTTGGCTCAGACCGCTGAGGGGGCTTTGCAGGAGAGCACCAATATCCTCCAGCGTATTCGTGAGCTGGGTGTTCAGTCTGCCAACGACACCAACAGCGCAACGGACCGTGAGTCTCTGCAAGCAGAAGTTGATCAGCTGATTGCTGAGCTGGATCGGATCGCGGATACGACTCAGTTCAACGGTAAAAACCTTCTCGACGGCACCATGAGCGATGCAACGTTCCAGGTCGGGCCGAATGCCGGTGTCAACCAGACCATCTCTTTTAGTATTGCCAGCGCTGAAACTGACACTTTGGGCTATGTTGGAACCTTTATCGAAGCACCAAATGGTGATGCTGTTATTGGTACCGGTGTGTCTTCAACTCCGCTTGCTGCAGGTGATATTATCGTCAATGATACCGCCATTGGAGCCACAGATGGCACGGCAACCAGTCTGGCTGATGCCATTAATGCTGCCGCCGGTGAAGATATCGCCACTGTCGTCAATTCACAGACCTTTGCTTTTGAGGATGTGACTCTGGAGGTGACCCCTGGTGACCAGGAGGTCAATACCGTCACTTTTGGCGCTCTGGCCAACACGGGCGTCGGTGATGTGACCGCCATTGTTAACGGCGTGACAGCGACCGGCGACGGAACGGGCAATGCCATTACTGCAGATGAACTTGCCGCTGGTTTTGCGGCTTACATCGCTGATCCAGTGGCTAATCCCACTGTGACCGGTGCCAGCGGCGGCGTGGTAACCTTTGGCGGCAGCAACGACGATACACTGTTCACTGCCGCAGCCAGTGCCACCGGTGCGACTTTGGTTTATACCTCAGCGGCCGCGACCGGCGATGTTGCCAATATCTCTGTTTCCGGCGACGTGACTCCGGGCGTGACAGAGTCAACTCCCGGCACTGATGATGCAGTTACCGGTACCTATGTTCTCACTGTTGATGGCGCGGATATCGGTGTCGCAGACGGTGGTGACGGCGTCATTAATGCTCAGGATGTTGTTGATGCCCTGACAACGGCAGGCTATACCGCTTCTGTTGATGCCGACAACAACATTACTTTCGCCAACAGTGACGGGGCAGATATTACTCTGCAGGAAGACCTGGGCGGAACCAATACTGGTGCCGGTTTTGCGGACACCGCAGCCACTGCCGGTGCACCTGTGACTCATACGGGACAAATCTCTCTCGACAGTAACGCCGACATTACCCTTGAGGAAGGGACGACTGGCGCTCTGGCCCTGGCTGGTCTTGATGAGGTCGGTAACGCCACAACAACGATTGATCAGGTCGATATCTCAACCCAGGAAGGCGCTACCATGGCCATCAGTTCCGTAGACGCGGCTCTGATGCAGATCGATACCATTCGTGGTGACCTCGGTGCGGTTCAGAACCGTTTCGAATCTACTATAGCCAACCTGCAGAACGTTTCTGAGAACCTCTCGGCTGCCCGTTCCCGGATTCTTGATGCGGATATCGCTGAAGAGACCTCCAATATGACCAAGCAGAATATTTTGCAACAGGCCGGTGTTTCGATCCTGGCCCAGGCCAACCAGGCACCCCAGTTGGCGTTAAGTTTGCTTCAAGGCTAA
- the flgL gene encoding flagellar hook-associated protein FlgL: protein MKSTEATTFRTLNAELNSINNKLEDLRTQEATGKKLNRPSDDPAAIRPVLSARTQIRASERFISSMETSLDRLDNLDSYLDQAENLLVSAKETTINAINAAMSDADMETLADKISYVKTSLLSVANAQVGGQYIFAGYLEDTPPFTEENGVVVYNGDSNIKKLESAPGEYVETSIDGASLFMGMSDVDGDGVLEQTGINLFQQLTDLERAIRGESGQVYNGGTILPTADIGYLDEANGDFTPIALDGGSPASPVLDSSGNPIPLTFNGEPIALQPVMGVDGDPLTIAEYNAQFPPGVTTDSSGAALSAAALDQPMYVYNDGTTPVDFDAAGQPVLLYDVGAGVAVSGLTAGTYTTISGTTMTGPTAGGGDLTIGDGTTQIDVAASNSAIELATNLETAATAAGLTVTATAADSTTGSDLFAWTDVTAADPPYSLSVEGVSLFAADADGVTAADMDAAIAANAAALTAAGVTVSGSASGGDLAFSRVDGDNLDIVQDAGGATVGFTDISTDGSGDTYYGEVSITSGADFTIGGANSSVSLLSAGSPLQLREVPELQELLESLETSADGVRSSRSLMGNNAERIETSKSHMEGVLIDLQQILSRYEDVDLIDVITEITQTETALEAALSVTGRVGQLTILDYL, encoded by the coding sequence ATGAAATCAACAGAAGCGACAACTTTTCGCACCCTGAATGCAGAACTCAACAGCATTAACAATAAATTGGAAGATCTGCGCACCCAGGAAGCGACCGGGAAAAAGCTGAATCGCCCCTCCGATGATCCGGCCGCGATTCGCCCCGTGTTATCGGCCCGGACCCAGATTCGAGCGTCCGAACGTTTCATCAGCTCTATGGAAACCTCTCTCGACCGTCTTGATAATCTCGACAGCTATCTGGATCAGGCTGAAAATTTGTTGGTCAGCGCCAAGGAAACCACCATCAATGCGATCAATGCCGCGATGAGTGATGCCGACATGGAAACCTTGGCGGACAAAATCAGTTATGTCAAAACGTCCTTGCTGAGTGTCGCCAATGCTCAGGTGGGAGGACAATATATTTTTGCAGGCTACCTGGAAGATACTCCACCGTTCACGGAAGAAAATGGTGTCGTGGTTTATAACGGCGATTCCAACATCAAAAAGCTGGAATCCGCTCCCGGTGAATATGTCGAAACAAGTATTGACGGTGCCAGCCTGTTCATGGGGATGTCCGACGTTGATGGCGATGGCGTACTGGAGCAGACCGGCATCAACCTGTTCCAGCAGCTGACGGATCTTGAGCGCGCCATTCGTGGCGAAAGCGGTCAGGTTTACAATGGCGGGACCATTCTGCCGACTGCAGATATCGGTTATCTGGATGAAGCCAACGGCGACTTTACACCCATCGCTTTGGATGGTGGCAGTCCTGCCAGTCCGGTTTTAGACAGCTCAGGCAATCCCATTCCGCTGACGTTTAATGGTGAGCCGATTGCATTGCAACCCGTTATGGGTGTGGATGGCGACCCCTTGACGATTGCCGAGTATAATGCACAGTTTCCTCCTGGGGTGACGACGGACAGTAGCGGTGCCGCACTGTCGGCAGCAGCCCTGGACCAACCCATGTATGTCTATAACGACGGTACGACTCCGGTGGATTTTGATGCCGCCGGGCAACCTGTCTTGCTCTACGATGTTGGTGCCGGAGTGGCAGTTTCCGGTTTGACGGCCGGCACCTATACGACCATCAGTGGTACGACTATGACCGGGCCGACAGCCGGCGGTGGTGACCTCACCATTGGTGACGGCACGACCCAGATCGATGTTGCGGCATCGAACAGTGCCATTGAACTGGCCACCAATCTTGAAACGGCCGCGACTGCAGCCGGATTGACTGTGACCGCGACTGCGGCAGACAGTACGACCGGAAGCGACCTCTTTGCCTGGACCGACGTGACGGCTGCCGATCCTCCGTACTCTCTGAGTGTTGAAGGGGTTAGCCTGTTTGCTGCCGATGCCGACGGTGTCACCGCAGCGGATATGGATGCTGCCATTGCAGCGAATGCGGCAGCGTTAACGGCTGCCGGGGTGACCGTCAGCGGCTCAGCTTCCGGTGGTGACCTTGCCTTTTCCCGTGTGGATGGCGACAACCTGGATATCGTTCAAGATGCCGGTGGTGCCACTGTAGGCTTTACCGATATCAGTACCGACGGCTCCGGCGATACCTACTATGGCGAAGTTTCTATCACCAGTGGTGCGGATTTCACCATTGGCGGTGCCAATTCGTCTGTTTCTCTCTTGTCCGCAGGTAGCCCATTGCAGTTGCGCGAAGTTCCCGAATTACAGGAGCTTCTTGAATCTCTGGAGACCTCAGCCGATGGCGTACGCAGTTCACGCAGTCTGATGGGCAACAATGCGGAACGTATCGAAACGTCCAAAAGCCATATGGAAGGCGTCCTTATTGACTTGCAACAGATTCTCTCTCGCTATGAGGATGTGGATTTGATTGATGTCATCACGGAGATTACCCAGACCGAGACAGCTCTTGAAGCCGCGCTGAGTGTTACCGGGAGGGTAGGGCAATTGACGATTCTTGACTATTTGTAA